The following nucleotide sequence is from uncultured Roseateles sp..
TAGGCCAGGCCGGCGACGATGGCACCCAGCCACAGCGTGTGGGCGAGCATGAACAGAAAGGTCGAGATGGCGATCGCCCGCAGGCCGACCCGCCGGGGATCGACGGTCTCGAACTGCGGCGCCTGCACCCAGCGCATCAGAAAGCTGCGCCAGAACAGCTCCTCCATCACCGGCACCAGCAGGGCCGCTCCGACCCAGCGCACGACGATCAGCGGCCACATCAAGGCGCCGTTGGCATCGACCGGGTGGAAGGCGGCGGTGGCGTCGCCCAGCATCATCCAGGGGGCGTCCAGCCGTATCCACAGCGCGAACACCAGCAAACCCAGGCCGACCGACAGCAGCGCTTCGTAGGCCGTGGGCAGGTTCTGCCGCGCCAGCTCGCCGTAGCCGCGCCAGTACCAGGCCAGCAGGCCGCCGACCACCGCCACGCTCAGGCCATAGACCCAGCGAGGGTCAAGGCTTGCCAGCCCCGCATCGCCCAGCGCCCCGCGCAGCCCCAGCAACAGCATGAAGGCGACAAAGGGCAGGATGCGGGCAATCGCCGCAGGGCTGAAGGGCAGATTCATGGACGGGGCAGGGGCAGAGACGCAGCTAGGCTAGCCCAAATTCGTTGCAGTTCCATGAGTAGCCGCACGGGGTCAGGCCACGCCGGCGAGATAAGTGCGCAATGCTTCCACACTGTGGCGTACCTTGGCAGGCTGGGTGTCGCGCTGGGGCGTCAGTGCGTAGATCGGCAGCTCGGGCAACTGCCAGTCGCTCAGCAACGGAATCAGCCGGCCGGCGGCGCGGGCCTCGGCCACATCGCTGCTGCCCAGTGTCGCCAGGCCCAGGCCGGCCTCGCACAGCTGCTGCACGGTCAGCTGGTTGTTGCTGCTGGCCCGCAGCGCCAGCTTGACCGGGGCGGCCCGGCCGCTGGCATCGAGAAAGCTCAGCGGGCGTGGCGCCTGGGTGCTGTCGGCTATGCCCAGCCAATCGTGCGTGGCCAGGTCTTCGGGCCGGGTCGGCGCGCCGCGGCGGGCCAGATAGGCCGGCGCGCCATAGACGGCCACCTGCTGCTGGCCCAGGCGCTGGGCGACCCAGCCGCTGTCGGGCAGGCGGCCGAAGCGTATCGCCAGGTCAATGCGGGCATCGAGCAGATCGGTGTGCCGGTCTTCGACCTCCATATGCAGGCTCAGGCCCGGGTTGGCCGCCAGCAGCGGCGCCAGCGCCGGGCCGACATGGCGGGCAAAGCCGACGGTGGCGGCGATGCGCAGCTCGCCCTCGGGCGCATCGCGCAGATGCAGCAGCTGCGCCTGGGCATTGCGCGCCGCCTCGACCATGGCTGCGCAGCCCTCGTGGAAGCGCTCGCCGGCCGGTGTCAGCTGCAGGCTGCGGGTCGAGCGGTGCAGCAGGGTCACGCCCATATCGCGCTCCAGCGCGCGGATCTGCTGGCTGACCGCCGAGGTGCTGGTGCCCAGCGCCCGGGCGGCGGCGCCAAAGCTGCGGTGCTGGACCACGGCGGCCAGCACCGCCATGCGCTTCAACTGCTCAATCATGAAGATTTTCTAAATTTACTGCGAAGAATTTGCCGACTTCCGCGCTGATTGTGAAGCAAGCATCATTCGCTCATCAACCACTTGTTCTGGATTCGCTATGAAGATCGCTTTGATTGGCCCCACCGGTTTTGTTGGCACGGCGGTGCGCGAGGAGTTGCTGGCCCGCGGCCACGAGGTGCTGGCCTTGTCGCGCAACCCGGCCAAGCTGGCGCCGCAGCAGGGCCTGACGGTGGTACCGGCCGATGTGCAGGACGCCGCCCAGGTGGCCGCGGCCGTGCAGGGTGCCGACGCCGTGGTCAGCGCCTACAACCCTGGCTGGGGCGTGGCCGACATCTACACCGACTTCCTGAAGGGCACGAAGGCGATCTTCGCCGGCGTCAAGCAGGCGGGCGTGAAGCGCCTGCTGGTCGTTGGCGGCGCGGGCAGCCTGTATGCCTCGCCCGGTGTGCAGCTGGTCGACACGCCCCAGTTCCCGGCCGAATGGAAGCAGGGCGCCCTGGCCGCGCGCGATGCGCTGAACCTGCTGCGCGACGAGGGCTCGCTGGACTGGAGCTTTGTGTCACCGGCCGTGCATCTGGAGCCCGGCGCGCGCACGGGCGTCTATCGCCTGGGCGAAGACGCCCCGTTGATGGATGCCAACGGCCCGGCGCACATCTCGGTGGCCGATCTGGCCGTGGCCATCGTCGATGAGCTGGAGCAGAACCGCCATATCCGCAAGCGCTTCACGGCGGCGTACTGAGCCCCAGTCAGTTGGTGCCAGAGCTTTCGGCCGCGCTGCACGCGGATCTCAAGGTCTGGCACTCAATGAACTAGATTGAGCGCTGCTCCAGCACGAAGTTGGCGCCATCGAACTGGCCGAGCTTGTCCACCAGATAGGGCAGCTCGGCGGCCAGCATATCGTGCAGCACAAAGGGCGGGTTGGCGATGAACAGGCCCGAGCCCAGCATGCCGAAGCCGCGTTCGTCGGGCTGGGCGACGGTCAGGCGCACATGGAGCCAGCCCTTCTTGGCCATGGTGTCGCCGGTGGCCTTCAGGCGCTGCGGCAGCTGGGCTGCCTCCAGCAGCTGGATTTGCGGATACCAGACGATCAGCACCGTCTCGGCGAACTTCTGCAGGCCCTCGCGCACGGCGGTCAGCACCTTGGCGTAGTCGCTCTTGATCTCGTAGGACGGGTCCATCAGCACCACGGCGCGGCGCGACGGCGGCGGCAGCTCGCCCTTCAGCGAGGCGAAGCCGTCCTTGTCGCTGACCTGGGTGTTGGGCCGGTCCTTCATGTACGACTCGACGATGCGGAAATCGGTCGAGTGCAGCTCGAACAGGCGCATGCGGTCGTCCGGCCGCAGCAGGCCCTTGGCGATGGCCGGCGAGCCCGGGTACTGGCGCAGCTGGCCGTCTTCGTTGAAGTCCTTGACCTGCTGTACATAGGCGGCCACGCCGGGCGGCAGGTCCTTGCGGTCGAACAATTTGCCCACGCCCAGCGAGTATTCGCCCTTTTTCTGGGCGTAGCGGCCTTCCAGCGAATAGCCGCCGGCGCCCGCGTGGGTGTCGATCAGGGTATAGGGTTTGTCTTTTTCCCCCATATAGCGCAGCACCTGGCCAAGCACCAGGTGTTTGAGTACGTCGGCGTGGTTGCCGGCGTGAAAGGCGTGTCGGTAAGCAAGCATGGGGGCAATGTAGCCGTTGTTTGATCTAGCACGAACCTTTGCTCGCCGCTGGCAAGAGGTTTTATCAAAACTGCGTACCCTTGGAGGCATCAAACCTTGAAAGAACGGCCATGCCTTCCTTGTTCGACCCGATCCGCCTTGGCGATGTAGAACTGTCCAACCGCGTCGTGATGGCGCCGCTGACGCGCAACCGCGCCACCCACCAACTGCCTAACGACCTGCATGTCGAGTACTACCGCCAGCGCGCCAGCGCTGGCCTGATCATCAGCGAAGGCACGCAGATCAGCCCCGAGGGCCAGGGCTATCTGGACACCCCGGGCATACACACCCCTGAGCAGGTGGCGGCCTGGCGCAAGGTGACCGATGCCGTGCACGCCGAGGGCGGCCGCATCGCCGTGCAGCTGTGGCATGTGGGCCGCATCTCGCTGAAGGCCTTCCAGCCGGGCGGCCAGGCGCCGGTGTCGTCGACAGCGAAGCCGGCAACGACCAAGACCTATGCCACTGAAGGCTTCGTCAATGTCGATGCCCCGCGTGCGCTGCGCACCGATGAGATCCCGGGCCTGATCCAGTCCTATGTCCACGCCGCCCGCTGCGCGATGGAAGCCGGCTTTGATGCCGTCGAGGTCCATGGCGCCAACGGCTATCTGATCGACCAGTTCCTGCGCGACAGCGTCAATGACCGCACGGATGCCTATGGCGGTTCGATTGAAAACCGCGCCCGTCTGCTGATCGAGGTGATGACGGCCATCTCGGCGGCGATCGGCGCCGGCCGCACCGGTCTGCGCCTGAGCCCGGTCACGCCCAGCAACGATGTCGGCCAGGACAGCAACCCGCAGGCCCTGTTCAACTACGTCGCCGAGCAACTGGCGCCGCTGAAGCTGGCGTTTTTGCACGTCGTCGAAGGTGCCACCGGCGGCCCGCGCGACGTGGCGCCGTTCGACTTCGAGGCGATGCGCCGCAAGTTCGGCGGCTCCTGGATGGTCAACAACGGCTACAACCGCGAAATGGCGATGGACGTCGTCACCAAGGGGCTGGCCGATACGGTCGCCTTCGGCCGTGCCTTCATCAGCAACCCCGACCTGGTGCAGCGCCTGCGCGAGAACAGCGAGTTACAGGAATCGGACCGCGCCACCTACTACGGCGGCGGCGCCGAAGGCTATGTGGACTACCCGACCCTGGCCCAATCCACCAGCTGAAGACAGTCAGTTGGGGCCAGAGCGCTTCGCGGTCTGGCCCGCAATGACCTATCGCTTCGAGCGGCTGCGGAACAGCTCGCTGATGCCGACCTCGCGTGGGCCAGGTATCAGCTCGAAGGCCTCGCCGGGCCGCAGCAGGCCCGGTGAGCGCACGCTCAGGTAGAAGCCGCACCAGCCGCTCTGCGTCATCATCTTGACGGCCTGGTTGAAGCCCATCACCGCGTTGAACTTGAAGCAGGGAAAGCGCGGTTCGCTGACCGCCAGCTCGCAGCCGGGGAAGCGCAGCACGTCGCCGATCCAGACCTGGTTCTCCAGCAGGCCGCTCAGCGAGAGGTTCTCGCCCATGCTGCCCGGCGGCAGGTGGGCGTCGGGCTCGGCCGCCCTGGCCTGGGCCCGCACCGTCTGCCAGAACGGGTAGTGCTCCTGCGGATAGGCATAGACCGCCTTGGCCAGGCCGCCATGCACGCTCAGATCGGCCTGCTCGTCGCCCTCCAGCCCCAGTGCACGCACCTCGACGGGCCCGTCCACCGGGCGCTTGCGTATGCCGGACAGCACCGTTTGATCTTGGGCTTGCAGCGCCTGAGCGCGGCCGACATTGATGTGTAGCAGTTTCATCCGGCTGACAAAAATCAAGATTGGGTGACCGATCTTACGGTCTCGTCAGCCCCCTGC
It contains:
- a CDS encoding NAD(P)-dependent oxidoreductase, with the translated sequence MKIALIGPTGFVGTAVREELLARGHEVLALSRNPAKLAPQQGLTVVPADVQDAAQVAAAVQGADAVVSAYNPGWGVADIYTDFLKGTKAIFAGVKQAGVKRLLVVGGAGSLYASPGVQLVDTPQFPAEWKQGALAARDALNLLRDEGSLDWSFVSPAVHLEPGARTGVYRLGEDAPLMDANGPAHISVADLAVAIVDELEQNRHIRKRFTAAY
- a CDS encoding MOSC domain-containing protein, which produces MKLLHINVGRAQALQAQDQTVLSGIRKRPVDGPVEVRALGLEGDEQADLSVHGGLAKAVYAYPQEHYPFWQTVRAQARAAEPDAHLPPGSMGENLSLSGLLENQVWIGDVLRFPGCELAVSEPRFPCFKFNAVMGFNQAVKMMTQSGWCGFYLSVRSPGLLRPGEAFELIPGPREVGISELFRSRSKR
- a CDS encoding LysR family transcriptional regulator; the protein is MIEQLKRMAVLAAVVQHRSFGAAARALGTSTSAVSQQIRALERDMGVTLLHRSTRSLQLTPAGERFHEGCAAMVEAARNAQAQLLHLRDAPEGELRIAATVGFARHVGPALAPLLAANPGLSLHMEVEDRHTDLLDARIDLAIRFGRLPDSGWVAQRLGQQQVAVYGAPAYLARRGAPTRPEDLATHDWLGIADSTQAPRPLSFLDASGRAAPVKLALRASSNNQLTVQQLCEAGLGLATLGSSDVAEARAAGRLIPLLSDWQLPELPIYALTPQRDTQPAKVRHSVEALRTYLAGVA
- the rlmJ gene encoding 23S rRNA (adenine(2030)-N(6))-methyltransferase RlmJ, with translation MLAYRHAFHAGNHADVLKHLVLGQVLRYMGEKDKPYTLIDTHAGAGGYSLEGRYAQKKGEYSLGVGKLFDRKDLPPGVAAYVQQVKDFNEDGQLRQYPGSPAIAKGLLRPDDRMRLFELHSTDFRIVESYMKDRPNTQVSDKDGFASLKGELPPPSRRAVVLMDPSYEIKSDYAKVLTAVREGLQKFAETVLIVWYPQIQLLEAAQLPQRLKATGDTMAKKGWLHVRLTVAQPDERGFGMLGSGLFIANPPFVLHDMLAAELPYLVDKLGQFDGANFVLEQRSI
- a CDS encoding CAAX prenyl protease-related protein, which produces MNLPFSPAAIARILPFVAFMLLLGLRGALGDAGLASLDPRWVYGLSVAVVGGLLAWYWRGYGELARQNLPTAYEALLSVGLGLLVFALWIRLDAPWMMLGDATAAFHPVDANGALMWPLIVVRWVGAALLVPVMEELFWRSFLMRWVQAPQFETVDPRRVGLRAIAISTFLFMLAHTLWLGAIVAGLAYAWLYRRTGKLWTAVIAHAVTNGALGIWVVQTGQWQFW
- a CDS encoding alkene reductase gives rise to the protein MPSLFDPIRLGDVELSNRVVMAPLTRNRATHQLPNDLHVEYYRQRASAGLIISEGTQISPEGQGYLDTPGIHTPEQVAAWRKVTDAVHAEGGRIAVQLWHVGRISLKAFQPGGQAPVSSTAKPATTKTYATEGFVNVDAPRALRTDEIPGLIQSYVHAARCAMEAGFDAVEVHGANGYLIDQFLRDSVNDRTDAYGGSIENRARLLIEVMTAISAAIGAGRTGLRLSPVTPSNDVGQDSNPQALFNYVAEQLAPLKLAFLHVVEGATGGPRDVAPFDFEAMRRKFGGSWMVNNGYNREMAMDVVTKGLADTVAFGRAFISNPDLVQRLRENSELQESDRATYYGGGAEGYVDYPTLAQSTS